The Xenopus laevis strain J_2021 chromosome 4L, Xenopus_laevis_v10.1, whole genome shotgun sequence genomic sequence TTATACATCGGGAGCTGCCATACTTACAGTAATCATGATGGAATTCCACGTGGAGGAGAAGACCTCTGTGCTGTTTTCTCCATGATAATGTCTCTTCACCTCCTTCGCAAAGAAGTCTTTGGacaactgagagagagagagggggcaaagtcagaagaaaagtcagaagaagaaagaaatggcAGCTGCCCTGAAGCCTGCACCACCCAATTCTGACCACTAGATGGCCTAAAACTGATTTACCCATAGTCATCCTGAGCTGCCTCCTGAATATATAGGTATGGCTGAGACCTAcctagaatgtttgggacctggagttttacagataagggatctttttgtaatgaggatctccataccttcacctttaagttaacgtttagtatgtaatAGCATGGATaatcagtcttcattatttattttgtatagttttttttaaattatttccctttttcatttgactctttccagctttcaaatggtggtcactgaccccatctaaaaaacaaatgctctgtaaggctacacatttattgttattgctcctttttattactaatctttctattcagtccctctcctattcatattctctttcttttctcttttctttttcaaatcaatgcatggttgctagagtaatctgCACCCTAGTAAccggatggctgaaattgcaaacctggagagctgctgaataaaaagctaaataactcaaaaaccacaaataattaaaaaaaaatttaaaccaattgtaaattgtctcagaatatcaccctctacatcgtactaaaagtttatttaaaggataagtaaaccttaaaaattagtCAATATCAATAAGTCaatatgttcttctgcttaggaaagatgtcataaaggtttctaattttattcctaagcagaagaacatcagcctctttctttctcctgacaacttccttgactacttgctggtcagactggtgggaaaatgaccagcaggtggcgctgttgtaacaagattcattcatattaacggcacatgtatcccttaatatcttggaattaaagaaaaataaataatgaatgtatattgcaaaagtgcttagaatagcacctttatcggttttacattcatttatttttaaggtttacttatcctttaacctgcCTGTAAGGCTACTTAAAATGTAAGCATTAAAGAAACCCATTGGATTGTTTTAccatctaataaggattaattgtatcttagttgggatcaagtacaagctcctgttttattattacacagaaaaaggaaatcattgtttaaaaatctgaattatttgattgaaatggagcctataggagatggccttcccgtaattcagaactttctagataacagacttcagaataacggatcccacacaAGGAGGGCAGACATTACTTTTATTTTCCGCTGAAGGAGACTAGAGAGATACCCAGAGCCGTTGGGAAGAGCTGATAAGGCAAATGGATATTATTATCACACAAACATGTCAGATAAGGGGAAGCGTAAATCCGACTTACATTCTCCCGGAATAGGAACGCCAGGATAGCAGCCGACAGCTCCGCTAGGAATATCACCAGGATGAACATGAAGAACTGCAACACACAGAGTTGGGTCAGTGGGATCAGAGAAAGGGGCAGTAgacatctatatatatctattgctATTAATGAGCACTAATGGAAAATGTTCTCTTCCCTGTAGACAGGGTAATGGagatgagctctgtataaacaaccccctccatTTTGTTAGGCTCTGAagcagcagctcattatacagagaaaaCTATATAGTGGGAGCATTTGGCTCCTATTCTCCAGCTAAAGGACCACCAACCTGTAAGAAATAGGAGGTAAGTGACCCACGACGGTCTCAGGCTGGTGGATACTTACGAAGACCAGCAGACATTTATTCTCACGGATGGCTCCGCAGCAGCCCAGGAATCCCAGCAAGAACAACATGCCTCCCATAGCCAGGACCAGATAGGCGCCCATGAACAGCAGAGGGGTGGTGGCAATGATTTCCCGAAAACCAGTAGGATCGACAAGGACCCAGACCCCAAGTCCAAGCAGCGAGGCACCACCAAGCTGAGGAGAAAACAGCAAGAGTGACACTTACAGTAAATATTATTATCccattatttgggattcggccgaatccctaaatcctttgtgaacgattcagccgaatacagaaccaaatcttaatcctaatttgcatatgcaaattagggccgggaagggaaaaagtgaaaaaacattttttacttccttgttttgtgataaaaacgtacgtgatttccctttccgtccctaatttgcatatgcacagtgctgcgcaatatgttggcactctataaatacatgttaataataatatgcaaattagggttcggattcaattcggctgaatccgaattccTACAGAAAATGGCCAaaccctggccgaatcccaaaacgaatcctggattcggtgcatccctagtaaatataatatatgtacagtatagaatatacatacatatatatatatttctgcattttgcgaaactgcggcacaAATTCACAGCGGTAAATAAGCcgcaaagacaaaaaagtcgccgcaAGAAAAACCTctcaatgactttaatgcattttgagtgagcaACAGCTTGAGAAAaaaacgcccaatgactttagtgcatttggagggagaaaaaaacgtttgtcgcctattgacttcaattcattttgtaaattttttcgcagttttgctaattttttcgcagttttgctaatttttttgtagtttggtgaatttttaagtgaagtgaaacaggacaaattcgctcatcactattgatgATTTCCCAcgctccctaagctcagcttcccaacagcagcccagagcccactgagcatgtgcagtgccactgactcacaagagaagcctaacaagatccaagatggggagctgctgcgGCAACTTTGAATGTCTCAATCGTTACTGTTATATCGTTACTGTTATAGTGCTGCTGAACATCTGCGCTGGTACAGTTCggcatataaaatacagtaatattgatttttaggctttagtttccctttaaattcccaACCATAGCTCTGCCAGTCAATCCTGCTTCTAACAGAGCTGCACAATTgaatcatttgttttttgtttctcatTAAACAGGTGAGAGAATCTCTCAGGAAAGTGCGAAATGCAAATCCCGGGAGCAGGGCCCCTCCCAGGGGGGCGGGGGACACTTACAAATATGAAGAAGTTGAAGATGAACATAAGATATTTGATGCAGCTCAGATTGTCCCCCTCCATTTCTGTGGTACGGCCAAGGATtctgcaaaagagaaaaaaacaggcagaggcctattattaaaggggaagcaggA encodes the following:
- the tspan18.L gene encoding tetraspanin-18 — translated: MEGDNLSCIKYLMFIFNFFIFLGGASLLGLGVWVLVDPTGFREIIATTPLLFMGAYLVLAMGGMLFLLGFLGCCGAIRENKCLLVFFFMFILVIFLAELSAAILAFLFRENLSKDFFAKEVKRHYHGENSTEVFSSTWNSIMITFGCCGVNGPEDFDDALRFRALHPYDAVPEACCQREVQSRAGKIISRGDCLLGRENYQNRQGCYSVILNSVEPYVYLAGALAIGVLAIELLSMVFAMCLFRGIQ